Proteins encoded by one window of Juglans regia cultivar Chandler chromosome 15, Walnut 2.0, whole genome shotgun sequence:
- the LOC108993227 gene encoding protein APEM9 has protein sequence MAETTSSTAIWEEIERSESYLVCSMYEEAASLASSILKRLCNNNDNEGIEAGEDVEFYDMLESTGMVLVQSLKELGRSSEILNQLKLLYVLVTAIPVQVLLTGVCFQISEGSSFGVREFLEDFLSKWRSIDERYYVLVDAEANVDCMPRHDRRFILGVDEYFEVVEVYAVTLLATVLNDFEFAISLVEKAALPEEKRQVLLRKLHSLHSIKATNLSQGPSILPGDNHDARFSSLKELNVPEGSRKALNAKYQPNQGSVAKQAVLKFSERIEPCFWWFRTITLKFGNARLVVSKGKIFLGCLILLMCHVVRKKKAILKRFAGRHVLFLKRAVMDLWQLAFSYQVNPLASVQSIAAATRGGQ, from the exons ATGGCCGAGACTACATCAAGTACTGCAATTTGGGAAGAAATCGAGCGATCCGAGAG CTACCTAGTGTGCTCAATGTATGAGGAGGCGGCATCCTTAGCTTCATCGATATTAAAGCGTCTTTGCAACAATAACGATAACGAAGGCATTGAAGCTGGAGAAGATGTTGAATTCTACGACATGTTAGAGTCGACTGGTATGGTGTTGGTGCAGTCCTTGAAGGAACTTGGAAG GTCATCAGAAATTCTGAATCAGCTTAAACTACTTTATGTTCTTGTCACTGCTATCCCTGTTCAAGTTCTGCTTACTGG GGTTTGCTTTCAGATATCAGAAGGTTCTTCTTTTGGTGTTCGGGAATTTCTTGAGGATTTCCTTAGCAAGTGGAGATCTATAGATGAAAGATACTATGTTCTTGTTGATGCAGAAGCAAATGTAGATTGTATGCCAAGACATGACAGGCGTTTTATTCTAGGAGTTGATGAATATTTTGAAGTTGTCGAGGTCTATGCCGTGACCCTTCTTGCAACAGttttaaatgattttgaatttgcCATCTCGTTGGTTGAGAAAGCTGCACTACCTGAGGAAAAACGACAg GTACTTCTGAGGAAATTACATTCCCTTCATTCTATTAAAGCCACCAACTTGTCACAAGGACCCTCAATTTTACCGGGAGATAATCATGACGCTCGTTTCTCATCACTGAAAGAACTGAATGTGCCTGAGGGTTCTCGAAAAGCATTGAATGCCAAATACCAACCTAATCAAGGGAGTGTTGCCAAACAAGCAGTTTTAAAATTCTCTGAACGGATAGAACCATGTTTCTGGTGGTTTCGTACCATCACTTTGAAGTTTGGTAATGCTCGATTGGTTGTATCGAAAGGGAAAATTTTCCTGGGCTGTTTGATCTTGCTCATGTGCCATGTTGTCCGAAAGAAAAAGGCTATTTTGAAGAG GTTTGCTGGAAGACATGTACTGTTCTTGAAGAGGGCCGTGATGGATTTGTGGCAGCTTGCGTTTTCGTACCAAGTGAATCCTCTAGCATCTGTTCAATCTATTGCCGCTGCAACACGTGGAGGGCAGTGA